One genomic region from Spirosoma sp. KCTC 42546 encodes:
- a CDS encoding Gfo/Idh/MocA family protein, which translates to MAQESNQDRREFLKTSGLLTGGAILSSLPFSAQAIERPTSRFHFSVNDTIKVALIGCGGRGTGAAQQALNTKQNIKIVAMADAFRDRLDDAYKALTERGLKAADGSPKVDVPEDHKFVGFDAYKQAMALADVVILATPPGFRPSHFEEAIRQNKQVFMEKPVATDAPGVRRVLAAAEEAKRKKLNVVVGLQRRYQPSYRDMIKRIHDGAIGDIVGGQVYWVSGGVWQKPRKPGQTEMDYQMRNWYYFNWLCGDHINEQHVHNIDVANWVKDSYPVSCQGTGGRQVRTGKDYGEIFDHHIVDYVYADGTTINSQCRHYEGTYSRVDEMFLGTKGKIEGMEKKSSALMGYNGQAIYTHNAKADGNPYQIEHDELFEAIAKNEYKFADAERVAKSTMTALMGRMATYSGKVVKWDEALNSQIDLFPTTLSWDAMPKTLPDKDGWYQIAVPGKTIAV; encoded by the coding sequence ATGGCACAAGAATCAAATCAGGATCGCCGGGAGTTTTTAAAAACATCTGGCTTGCTTACGGGTGGCGCCATTTTGAGCAGCTTGCCCTTTAGTGCACAGGCAATTGAACGGCCAACTTCACGCTTCCATTTTTCGGTAAACGATACCATTAAAGTGGCACTCATTGGTTGTGGCGGGCGTGGTACAGGTGCGGCTCAGCAGGCACTTAACACCAAGCAAAACATCAAAATTGTTGCGATGGCCGATGCATTCCGCGATCGACTTGATGATGCCTACAAAGCACTGACGGAACGAGGCCTGAAAGCAGCTGATGGTTCGCCAAAAGTAGATGTGCCTGAAGACCACAAGTTCGTGGGTTTCGACGCCTATAAACAAGCGATGGCCTTAGCTGACGTAGTTATTCTGGCCACACCACCGGGTTTCCGGCCAAGCCATTTTGAAGAAGCCATCCGGCAGAACAAACAGGTATTTATGGAGAAACCCGTTGCTACAGATGCGCCAGGTGTTCGACGTGTATTAGCAGCTGCCGAAGAAGCAAAACGAAAAAAACTAAACGTAGTCGTTGGCTTACAACGACGCTACCAGCCCAGTTATCGTGATATGATTAAGCGCATTCACGATGGTGCCATAGGCGATATTGTGGGCGGGCAGGTATACTGGGTTAGCGGAGGTGTTTGGCAAAAGCCCCGCAAACCGGGTCAAACCGAAATGGACTACCAGATGCGCAACTGGTATTACTTTAACTGGCTCTGTGGCGATCATATCAACGAACAGCACGTTCACAATATCGACGTAGCAAACTGGGTGAAAGATAGTTACCCGGTTTCCTGCCAGGGAACAGGCGGTCGGCAGGTTCGGACAGGTAAAGACTACGGCGAAATTTTTGATCACCATATCGTTGATTACGTGTATGCCGATGGCACGACCATTAACAGCCAGTGCCGCCACTACGAAGGTACATACAGCCGGGTAGACGAAATGTTCCTGGGTACAAAAGGTAAGATTGAAGGCATGGAAAAGAAAAGCAGTGCCTTGATGGGCTATAATGGCCAAGCCATTTATACGCACAACGCGAAAGCCGACGGCAATCCGTACCAGATTGAGCACGATGAACTGTTCGAAGCCATCGCCAAAAACGAATATAAATTTGCGGATGCCGAACGCGTAGCCAAAAGCACGATGACAGCCCTTATGGGTCGTATGGCTACCTATTCGGGCAAAGTTGTGAAATGGGACGAAGCCCTGAATTCGCAAATTGACTTGTTCCCAACTACACTGTCCTGGGACGCAATGCCTAAGACCCTGCCCGATAAAGACGGCTGGTATCAGATAGCGGTACCTGGTAAGACTATAGCCGTATAA
- a CDS encoding APC family permease: protein MLPRRLTLLQGTALNMIDMVGIGPFVVLPLVIKTLGGPLFLWAWVLGAVVSLIDAFVWAELGAAFPQAGGSYNFLKISYGEQRWGKLLSFLYVWQTLIQAPLVVASGAIGFAQYASYLMPLDEWQRKAVSGGVVLIIIALLYRKIDSIGKIGLIMWGAVLLTLGWIIIGGLSNARIPLSETLQSMGSVSGGLLAAGLGQASVKTIYCYLGYYNVCHLGGEIQRPGRNIPASMFISIVGIAGLYLLMNLSVVSVVPWQIAQNSEFIVSTFVETLYGSGAAQLATVLVLLVAFSSLFAVLLGYSRVPYAAAVDGQFFGIFARLHPTRQFPYMSLLFLGGLGFLFSLLFRLGDVIMAILAMRIVIQFVGQAIGLLLLHRRRTAVEFPFRMPLYPLPVILAIGIWLFIFFSTGLTFMVSGLTVIGLGIITFLISSGVRKQWPFGE from the coding sequence ATGTTGCCTCGCCGTCTTACGCTTCTGCAAGGCACGGCGCTGAACATGATCGACATGGTCGGTATTGGGCCATTTGTCGTGTTGCCGCTGGTTATTAAAACCTTGGGTGGGCCGCTTTTCTTGTGGGCCTGGGTGTTGGGTGCTGTTGTGTCGCTGATCGATGCATTCGTTTGGGCTGAATTAGGGGCCGCTTTTCCACAGGCAGGAGGGAGCTACAACTTCCTGAAAATTTCTTATGGTGAACAACGATGGGGTAAGCTACTCTCGTTTCTGTATGTCTGGCAAACGCTTATTCAGGCACCCTTAGTTGTGGCATCCGGAGCAATCGGATTTGCTCAATATGCCTCTTATCTCATGCCGCTGGACGAATGGCAACGAAAAGCTGTTTCGGGTGGCGTTGTGTTGATTATCATTGCGTTACTGTATCGAAAAATCGACTCTATCGGTAAGATTGGCCTGATTATGTGGGGGGCTGTGCTGCTCACCTTGGGCTGGATTATCATTGGTGGATTGAGTAACGCCCGGATTCCATTATCGGAAACACTTCAGTCAATGGGTTCGGTAAGCGGTGGGCTATTGGCCGCGGGATTAGGACAGGCATCGGTCAAGACAATTTACTGCTATCTGGGCTATTATAATGTTTGTCACCTGGGCGGAGAAATTCAACGTCCAGGTCGTAATATTCCGGCAAGCATGTTTATCTCAATTGTGGGAATTGCAGGTTTATACTTACTCATGAATTTGAGTGTAGTCAGCGTGGTGCCCTGGCAGATTGCCCAGAACAGTGAATTCATTGTCAGCACATTTGTTGAAACACTCTATGGCTCTGGCGCGGCCCAATTGGCAACGGTACTGGTATTGTTAGTCGCGTTTTCATCCCTGTTTGCCGTATTGTTAGGCTATTCGCGTGTGCCGTATGCGGCTGCCGTAGATGGCCAGTTTTTTGGAATTTTTGCCAGGCTTCATCCAACCCGTCAGTTTCCGTATATGTCGCTGCTTTTTCTGGGCGGTCTGGGTTTTTTGTTCAGTCTTTTATTTCGGCTTGGGGATGTGATTATGGCCATACTGGCTATGCGTATTGTGATCCAGTTTGTTGGCCAGGCCATTGGATTGCTGCTGCTGCATCGCCGACGTACGGCCGTTGAGTTTCCCTTCCGAATGCCCTTGTATCCACTGCCAGTGATACTCGCCATTGGCATATGGCTCTTTATTTTCTTCTCAACGGGCTTGACCTTTATGGTGTCTGGACTAACGGTCATTGGGTTAGGCATTATCACCTTTCTGATTTCGTCAGGTGTACGCAAGCAGTGGCCATTTGGTGAGTAA
- a CDS encoding TonB-dependent receptor domain-containing protein encodes MRKIITYSLLSGLVSLLSLTVFAQTRVSGKVTDDAKHDELAGISIAVKGKVIGTITDQKGNFSLTTNTPTPFVIAVTGVGFQTQEFTINGDRSDVNVVLKEQVMIGQEVVVSASRVEESVLKSPVSVERLDIRSFQATPSATFYDALQNIKGVDMSTQSLTFKSVNVRGFGANGNTRVVQLLDGMDNQAPGLNFSVGNIAGVSELDLESVELLPGAASALYGPNAINGLLLMNSKSPFLYQGLSAYAKAGVMSASNRSTATTPFYDAAFRYAKAFNNKFAFKVGVSYLTAKDWQATDYRDQSYSNGFTLDNGNRTNNSGYDGINIYGDASANLYSNLYGNGVPGTGANGTSAILGAIATTPIPQAGNATLPQLTGLTPQQIFNNIIPNLNISRTGYQESDLVQYNASNLKLNGALHYRLNDNVEAIVQANWGTGTTVYTGADRYYIKGFKLGQYKLELRGSNFFVRAYTTQERSGDAYATSILGQGINEAWSGSASTWFPTYFGTYAQSALTGYAGAYLTALGAGQTPAAALAAAQAYATSQQSTLLNQARGAADKNRLLPGTPGFQQAFDAVTGKPIPGDATGVGARFLDKTNLYHGEVMYNFSKLINPKTVELIVGGNVRRYALNSEGTLFARDENGKEFTIDEYGAYVQASKTLADVLKLTGSLRYDKNQNFKAQVSPRFSAVLTVAKVHNFRASFQQGFRIPTTQDQYIDLNTPSARLIGGLPFFKQKYNFSGSPVYTLQSVQAFGATLQQGGAAALPQALGLLKTSSNPGYDPERVETYEVGYKGLLGNKLFIDAYYYYNRFLNFLGSEIVVQGKSPVTLTDPASTLQLISGSTRNVYSYPVNSPTQLKNAGWAIGLDYALPGHYMIGANVSSNYLIDQDKIPTGFVTFFNTPKYRYNITFGNRNVAGTGIGFNVVYRAQDSFLWESSFANTEATGRQQTIIPAYSTLDAQVSKKLSGIKSILKVGGTNLTGKLYTQSWGNPSVGSMYYVSLTFDQLMN; translated from the coding sequence ATGAGAAAAATAATTACTTATTCCCTGCTTTCCGGGCTGGTTAGCTTATTAAGCTTGACTGTGTTTGCCCAGACGCGCGTTTCTGGAAAAGTGACCGACGATGCGAAACACGATGAGCTCGCCGGAATCAGCATTGCTGTAAAAGGTAAGGTTATTGGAACAATTACTGATCAAAAAGGTAATTTCTCCCTGACAACCAATACGCCAACTCCATTCGTCATTGCTGTAACAGGTGTTGGCTTCCAAACACAGGAGTTTACGATCAATGGGGACCGTAGTGATGTTAACGTTGTTCTGAAAGAACAGGTCATGATAGGTCAGGAGGTTGTCGTTTCGGCCTCGCGGGTAGAGGAAAGCGTACTGAAGTCGCCGGTCTCGGTTGAGCGATTGGACATCCGCTCGTTTCAGGCTACACCGTCGGCTACATTCTACGATGCACTGCAGAACATTAAGGGTGTAGACATGAGTACGCAAAGTCTGACGTTTAAATCGGTTAACGTACGGGGCTTTGGTGCAAATGGTAATACACGGGTCGTGCAATTGCTGGATGGCATGGACAACCAGGCGCCGGGACTAAACTTCTCAGTAGGTAATATTGCGGGCGTATCGGAGCTGGATCTGGAGAGTGTTGAATTACTTCCGGGCGCGGCTTCTGCACTATATGGGCCCAATGCCATCAATGGCTTGTTGCTTATGAACTCGAAAAGCCCATTTCTGTATCAGGGGCTGAGTGCGTATGCTAAAGCAGGGGTGATGAGCGCCAGCAATCGGTCAACAGCAACAACGCCATTTTATGATGCCGCGTTTCGCTACGCCAAAGCATTTAATAACAAGTTTGCCTTTAAAGTTGGAGTATCCTATCTAACCGCTAAAGACTGGCAGGCAACGGATTATCGTGACCAAAGTTATTCCAATGGCTTTACACTCGATAACGGGAATCGTACGAATAACTCAGGGTATGATGGTATTAATATTTATGGCGATGCCAGTGCTAACCTCTATTCGAATCTGTATGGTAATGGCGTACCTGGAACCGGGGCAAACGGTACTTCGGCGATTTTAGGTGCCATTGCTACTACCCCGATTCCACAGGCTGGAAATGCAACCTTGCCACAATTGACAGGCCTGACACCCCAGCAGATTTTTAATAACATTATCCCTAACCTGAATATTTCACGGACGGGTTATCAGGAAAGCGATCTGGTACAGTATAATGCTTCTAACCTAAAACTGAACGGTGCGTTGCATTATCGGCTGAATGATAATGTTGAAGCTATTGTTCAGGCAAACTGGGGAACGGGTACAACTGTGTACACGGGTGCTGACCGCTATTACATTAAAGGTTTTAAACTGGGTCAGTACAAACTTGAGCTACGCGGGTCTAACTTCTTCGTGCGGGCCTATACCACACAGGAGCGGTCGGGTGATGCGTATGCTACGTCTATATTGGGACAGGGAATCAATGAAGCCTGGAGTGGCAGTGCATCTACCTGGTTTCCTACCTATTTTGGTACCTATGCACAATCGGCCCTTACAGGCTATGCTGGCGCTTACTTAACGGCTCTGGGGGCTGGGCAAACACCTGCGGCTGCATTGGCTGCGGCTCAGGCATATGCAACCAGTCAGCAATCAACGCTGTTGAATCAGGCTCGTGGGGCTGCTGATAAAAATCGGTTGCTGCCGGGTACACCTGGTTTTCAGCAGGCGTTTGATGCCGTTACCGGGAAGCCAATTCCGGGCGATGCTACAGGTGTAGGGGCACGGTTCCTGGACAAAACCAATCTTTACCATGGAGAGGTTATGTACAACTTCAGCAAACTGATCAATCCTAAAACGGTTGAGTTGATTGTGGGAGGTAACGTCCGTCGGTATGCGCTTAACTCAGAAGGCACGCTGTTTGCGCGTGACGAAAACGGCAAAGAATTTACCATCGATGAGTACGGAGCTTACGTGCAGGCATCGAAAACGCTGGCCGACGTGCTGAAACTGACAGGATCATTACGGTACGACAAGAATCAAAACTTTAAGGCTCAGGTAAGTCCGAGATTCTCAGCGGTATTAACGGTTGCTAAAGTGCATAATTTCCGGGCATCGTTTCAGCAGGGTTTCCGGATTCCAACCACGCAGGATCAGTACATTGATCTAAACACTCCAAGTGCCCGCCTGATTGGCGGTTTGCCATTTTTCAAACAGAAATACAATTTCAGCGGTAGCCCGGTATATACACTTCAGTCGGTGCAGGCGTTTGGGGCAACCTTGCAACAGGGTGGGGCCGCAGCGTTACCTCAGGCACTTGGTCTGTTGAAAACATCAAGCAATCCCGGCTATGATCCTGAGCGTGTAGAAACCTACGAAGTTGGCTATAAGGGCTTACTGGGGAATAAATTATTTATTGACGCCTACTATTACTACAATCGCTTCCTGAATTTCCTGGGTAGTGAAATTGTGGTTCAGGGTAAATCGCCAGTTACGCTAACTGATCCAGCTTCTACCCTGCAACTCATCAGTGGCTCAACGCGCAACGTGTATTCCTATCCGGTTAACTCACCAACGCAATTGAAAAACGCAGGATGGGCTATTGGGTTAGATTATGCGTTACCTGGCCATTATATGATTGGGGCTAACGTATCATCAAACTATTTGATCGATCAGGATAAGATTCCGACTGGTTTTGTTACGTTTTTCAACACACCGAAGTATCGGTATAATATAACGTTTGGTAATCGGAACGTAGCCGGTACGGGCATTGGCTTCAATGTGGTTTATCGTGCACAGGATTCATTCTTGTGGGAGTCAAGCTTTGCGAATACGGAAGCTACGGGCCGTCAGCAAACCATTATTCCAGCGTACAGTACCTTAGATGCACAGGTTAGTAAGAAACTTTCAGGTATCAAGTCAATTCTGAAAGTGGGCGGCACAAATCTAACGGGTAAACTCTATACGCAGTCGTGGGGTAACCCCAGTGTTGGCTCGATGTATTACGTTAGTCTGACATTTGATCAGTTAATGAACTAA
- a CDS encoding histidine kinase, with product MKGQLLLLFLLLGWLITTVQAQQPYIRAFTEKDGLPDGVLYSPFQDSKGYIWLTSTQGLARYNGRSFQPFRTQEGLAHNDIWGLFEDQCGHLFFETYFNDSLTIQYFDLRTDRIRQVRVAPEHILYQKKISTLSFSTAFLQYQTIGPDTVLVYLNHFNDSQNFFALLLHCSADGVNVIAPPQTMRQGMPLGNVFLAGNVAMQVAHQKTVIWRFKHNTWQRFASVDNPNNTPIDIDNMLLLTDSTFLVGTNKGIELYHRSGRKLASHPIQTDRLFGYQQLPNGYISYETSEKKREVMSPQLKRLPFSDFLQSLQIKSLTVDRQKNWWFTTVNNDFLMVPEQALANSRTWSFGEALRYIAKDRQGRYWVGTETGRLLYRPANAPTWQPLRFSPPFNDYIRGLACTPTGHLLIANNRQLAITYIDKPTLPNYIPLKISRYFSDTVPMQIPLRIPLSITAAPKSITNGPTVYIAEGSRTWQASFRPNQIRFLPVAVGKSYTAVPVGKWLYLGRPDGLYRVPLGHINASPQTVSGFPASSVTTLAADSAGLLYVAYEAGGLWLHKPQTGHLRELPQFTGTVVNRVVTDRPGHAWACTQSEGLVELLDGRTIRTIDQADGLPSNQVLDVWPEARQLAVATAGGFTELNRAQQLAWPSHRSQLRIKSVTFPVDRQDSTLLYPQAGQDLLLDNQDNTIRLMLENLDFQATGTMMYTYQLLKADDTVAVVRKPDLTYELHYLQPGPYRLLVSSSDGAHVQFAFRIRRPIWQQWWFWLLIGGVVGLAIFYQFQLRIKRATLELRALQGQVNAHFAANFIEVIKNLTLREEKFKAFDMLSLFGSLMRSFVVASRQKHIRLEDEISFIQRYIHLTKQVYYLQKETELTESISISEALDPKTLIQPLLVQPIVENAIKYGIFHKGSASRLIVRFDPYQPGIIRCIVEDDGVGRQRVADIQEQEQQALASLGQKISKSKGSIEVMREAGISVQFIDLEQGTRVELMLKVIKS from the coding sequence ATGAAAGGTCAGCTTCTGCTTCTATTTCTATTATTAGGTTGGTTGATAACGACTGTTCAGGCACAACAGCCTTACATTCGTGCCTTTACCGAAAAAGATGGCCTGCCCGATGGTGTCTTGTATTCGCCGTTTCAAGATTCAAAAGGGTATATCTGGCTAACATCTACCCAGGGTCTTGCCCGGTATAATGGCCGAAGCTTTCAGCCGTTTCGGACACAGGAAGGCTTGGCTCATAACGACATATGGGGACTGTTTGAGGATCAATGCGGTCACCTGTTTTTTGAAACCTATTTTAACGATAGCCTTACGATTCAGTATTTTGACCTGCGAACCGACCGAATTCGGCAGGTTCGGGTAGCACCCGAGCATATTCTTTATCAAAAAAAAATCAGTACCCTTTCCTTCTCAACCGCTTTTCTTCAATACCAAACCATTGGCCCCGACACGGTTCTGGTGTATCTCAACCACTTTAATGACAGTCAAAATTTCTTTGCACTCTTACTGCACTGCTCGGCAGACGGGGTCAACGTTATTGCCCCGCCCCAAACCATGCGTCAGGGTATGCCACTGGGCAATGTCTTTCTGGCGGGTAATGTAGCTATGCAAGTCGCCCACCAGAAAACGGTGATCTGGCGGTTTAAACACAATACATGGCAGCGCTTTGCCTCCGTTGACAATCCGAATAACACCCCTATTGATATTGACAACATGCTGCTACTGACAGACAGCACATTTCTGGTTGGCACCAACAAGGGCATTGAGTTGTATCATCGCTCAGGTCGAAAACTGGCCTCGCACCCTATCCAAACGGATCGCTTGTTTGGCTATCAACAGCTTCCGAATGGCTATATCTCCTACGAAACCAGCGAGAAGAAACGAGAAGTAATGTCCCCACAACTCAAACGGCTACCGTTTTCAGATTTCCTACAATCACTCCAGATCAAAAGTCTGACCGTTGACCGGCAAAAAAATTGGTGGTTTACCACAGTCAATAATGATTTTTTAATGGTGCCCGAACAGGCCTTAGCCAACTCGCGCACCTGGTCTTTCGGAGAAGCTCTTCGTTATATCGCCAAAGACCGCCAGGGCAGATACTGGGTTGGCACCGAAACCGGACGGTTGCTGTACCGCCCAGCCAATGCACCAACCTGGCAACCACTTAGGTTCTCTCCCCCCTTCAATGATTACATCCGGGGCCTGGCCTGTACGCCTACGGGCCATTTGCTCATTGCCAACAACAGGCAGTTGGCTATTACCTATATCGATAAGCCGACACTACCTAACTACATTCCACTCAAAATCAGCCGTTATTTCAGCGACACAGTGCCCATGCAGATTCCGCTGCGGATACCCCTGTCCATTACAGCCGCCCCCAAATCCATTACCAACGGCCCCACGGTCTATATTGCCGAAGGGAGCCGAACCTGGCAGGCCTCTTTCCGGCCCAACCAGATTCGCTTTTTGCCGGTGGCCGTTGGGAAATCCTATACCGCGGTTCCGGTTGGAAAGTGGCTGTACCTGGGTCGGCCCGATGGCCTTTACCGGGTTCCGCTCGGCCATATCAATGCATCGCCACAAACGGTGTCTGGCTTTCCGGCCAGTTCGGTGACTACACTGGCTGCCGATTCAGCCGGTTTGTTATATGTAGCCTACGAAGCGGGCGGTTTGTGGCTGCATAAACCACAAACCGGGCACTTGCGGGAGTTGCCTCAATTTACTGGCACGGTCGTGAATCGGGTTGTGACCGACCGACCGGGCCATGCCTGGGCCTGCACGCAGTCGGAAGGGCTGGTTGAATTACTTGATGGTCGAACAATACGAACCATTGACCAGGCAGATGGCCTGCCATCCAATCAGGTTCTGGATGTATGGCCCGAAGCCAGGCAGCTCGCTGTTGCCACCGCCGGGGGCTTTACCGAACTAAATAGGGCACAGCAGTTAGCCTGGCCCTCGCATCGGTCGCAATTGCGGATAAAAAGCGTCACATTTCCGGTCGATCGTCAGGATTCGACCCTTCTGTATCCACAAGCTGGCCAAGATTTATTACTTGACAATCAAGACAATACAATTCGATTGATGCTCGAAAATCTGGATTTTCAGGCGACTGGTACCATGATGTATACATACCAGTTACTGAAAGCAGACGATACGGTGGCGGTGGTTCGAAAACCTGATCTTACGTATGAGCTTCACTACCTGCAACCAGGCCCCTACAGGCTGCTCGTGAGCAGCAGCGATGGCGCTCATGTTCAGTTTGCGTTTCGTATCCGACGCCCCATCTGGCAGCAATGGTGGTTCTGGCTATTAATCGGTGGCGTTGTTGGGCTGGCTATTTTCTACCAGTTCCAGCTTCGGATAAAACGGGCTACGCTGGAGCTTCGGGCTTTGCAGGGCCAGGTAAATGCCCATTTTGCCGCTAATTTTATTGAAGTTATCAAGAATCTAACCCTGCGCGAAGAAAAGTTCAAAGCCTTTGATATGCTGAGTCTATTCGGGAGTCTAATGCGTAGTTTTGTGGTAGCCTCCCGCCAAAAACATATCCGACTGGAAGACGAAATCAGCTTTATTCAACGCTATATTCATCTCACCAAACAGGTCTACTACCTTCAGAAAGAAACCGAACTGACTGAAAGTATCAGTATTTCGGAGGCCCTGGACCCTAAAACCCTGATTCAGCCACTGCTTGTGCAACCGATTGTGGAGAATGCCATTAAGTATGGTATTTTTCATAAAGGGTCGGCTAGTCGGCTGATAGTCCGGTTTGATCCTTACCAACCCGGTATTATTCGGTGTATAGTAGAAGACGATGGCGTTGGGCGGCAACGCGTGGCCGATATTCAGGAGCAGGAACAACAGGCCCTGGCGTCGCTCGGTCAGAAAATCAGCAAGTCCAAAGGGTCGATTGAGGTGATGCGCGAGGCTGGTATTTCGGTTCAATTTATTGACTTAGAACAGGGAACCCGCGTCGAACTGATGCTGAAGGTTATCAAATCCTAA
- a CDS encoding response regulator, which translates to MFTCLLIDDIPNILDTHQLIFQTFFADKVRVLATGQSAQEGLNLIAQHRPDVLLLDAHMPNMSGSSLVSYLYNNRIYNGLETLKIILYTGRTEVYESISGSEFKYPVRILDKGTLTVEGYGKLIEDLNQWILNDRLAKTLRIDNQMVYAGDIVYLKSIAPVTEIRISNRQLPLISGYPLAHYKARIDILSTGRQPLPSYFFFATNDYVLNRLYIDSYAAEEVFLKTAPVQTIRISRTHRAAFESWWFDH; encoded by the coding sequence ATGTTTACCTGCCTTCTGATTGACGATATCCCAAATATTCTGGATACGCACCAGCTTATTTTCCAGACGTTCTTTGCCGATAAAGTACGTGTGCTGGCAACGGGCCAAAGTGCACAGGAAGGACTTAACCTCATTGCTCAACACCGGCCCGACGTGTTACTCCTGGATGCCCACATGCCAAATATGAGCGGGTCATCGCTGGTGAGCTACCTCTACAATAATCGAATTTATAACGGCCTTGAAACCCTTAAGATTATTCTGTATACCGGACGAACGGAAGTCTACGAATCCATTTCCGGCTCCGAATTTAAATACCCCGTCCGTATTCTTGATAAAGGAACGCTAACCGTCGAAGGCTACGGTAAGCTCATTGAAGACCTGAATCAATGGATACTCAACGACCGCCTTGCCAAAACCCTCCGCATTGATAACCAGATGGTTTATGCCGGAGATATTGTTTACCTGAAATCGATTGCCCCCGTTACTGAAATCCGAATCAGCAACCGTCAACTTCCGCTGATAAGCGGCTACCCACTAGCCCACTACAAAGCCCGTATCGACATCCTGTCGACTGGGCGACAACCGTTGCCTTCGTATTTTTTCTTTGCCACCAACGATTACGTTCTGAACCGGCTCTATATCGACTCTTACGCAGCCGAAGAGGTTTTTTTGAAAACCGCACCGGTGCAAACTATCCGAATTTCGCGCACGCATCGAGCCGCCTTTGAATCCTGGTGGTTCGACCACTGA